The Myxococcales bacterium genome includes the window CGCTGACGGAGCGTCCAACAAAAGTGGCGTTAGCGTCTTTCGGATATCAGCCACGGGCGAAGCGGCCGTTGCCACCAACGTCACCGGCGAAACCACATGGTGTTCGCCGGCGGCGTCGCGCCATCGGCTTGCCATTGACAGCGAATCTTTGCCAACCGGAACCGCGACCCCCACCGCTTTACAGAGCGCCACTGCGGCAGCGACGGCGTCATATAAGGCGGCGTCTTGTTCGGGCACGTGCGCCGCGGCCATCCAGTTACATGACAGCTTAATATTGTGCCGCGCGCCGTAATCGACCGCGGCCAAGTTCGTCAACGCTTCCCCGATGGCCAGTTGCGCCGACGCCGCGGCATCGATGGTGGCCACCACGGGGCGTTCGCCAATGGCAAACGCCTCGCCGGCGTAGCTATGAAAATCGACCGCGGTGACCGCGCAATCCGCGACGGGCACCTGTCTTGGGCCGATCATCTGATCGCGGGCAGTTAGCCCGCCAACCGTCCGATCGCCAATGGTAACGAGGAACCCTTTGTCAGCGACGGAGGGCAACGCCAACACGCGTTCCAGGCAGGCCCCAAGATCATTGAATTCACTCAATGGCACCAAGGGAAGCGCGGGCCGAACCGGGCTGCGAAGCATCTTGGGTGTTGCACCAAGGATTAGCGACAAGGGCACGTCAACCACCGGCGCGCCGTGCCGCAACACTGTGAGCTGGCCGTCGCCAGTGGCGTGACCTACGACCGCAAAGGGACAACGCTCGCGTTCGCACATGGCGGCAAAGGCCGCGACGTCTGCGGGGCGCAAGGCGATGACGTAGCGCTCTTGAGATTCGTTGCACCACAATTCCATCGGCGATAGCGACGGATCGGCGCTTGGCACCTGGTCGAGATCGATGCGGGCGCCGAGGCGATCGGCGTGGACTAATTCCGGCAAGGCGTTGGCGAGGCCGCCGGCGCCGACGTCGTGCACGCTGACGATGGGATTGGCATCTTGCTGCGCGCAAGTGCTGATCACTTCCTGGCAGCGGCGCTGCAACTCGGCGTTGTCGCGCTGCACCGAGGCAAAATCGAGGGCGGCTTGCGACTGCCCTTGCCCCACCGACGACGCGGCGCCACCGCCCAGCCCAATTAGCATGCCCGGCCCGCCGAGCACGATGAGCGCGTCGCCCGCCTCCACCGCGCGCTTGTGAACATTTGATTGGCGGATCGAGCCAATGCCACCGGCTATCATCAGCGGCTTGTGAAAACCCCAAGTCGAGTTTTCGTCGCGAGGCAGCCCGAGCGTGCGGAAAAATCCTGCCAACGCGGGCCTGCCGAATTCGTTATTGTAGGCCGCCGCGCCCAGCGGCGCCTCGATCATGATTTGCAGCGGGCTGGCGATGTGTTCCGGCTTGCCAGGTGCCGTCTCCCACGGTTGCGCGGCGTCAGGTAAATGCAAATCACTTACCGCGTAGCCGACCATGCCGGCCTTGGGTTTGCCGCCCAGGCCGGTGGCTCCCTCGTCGCGCAACTCGCCGCCCGAACCGGTGGCGGCGCCAGGATACGGCGAAATCGCCGTCGGGTGATTGTGCGTCTCGACCTTGAGCACGATGTGCGACGGCTCGGCATGCGCGCGATAGATGCCATCGCCATCCGGCCACATCACCTGCGCGGTGGCGGCGCCTTGGAGCACCGCGGCGTTGTCGCTATACGCCGAGAGCACGCCGCCGGGCGCAGCTGCTGTGGTTTGGCGAATCATGCCGAACAGCGAGGCGTCAGCGGCCACGCCATCAAATTCAAACGTCGCGTTAAAGATCTTGTGGCGGCAGTGCTCGCTGTTGGCCTGCGCGAACATCATGAGCTCGCAGTCGGTCGGATCGCGGCCAAGCTCACGGTACTGCGCCGCGAGGTAAGAAATCTCATCGTCAGACAGCGCAAGGCCCCACGCTGTGTTCACCTCGCGCAACGCCGCCCCCGCTTGTGCCTCATCGCCGCCGAGCGCAACCGAGCGCAGCGCGCCGGGCGGTTTTGGCAAAAACACGGTGGGTAATTCCTCGCCGCTTACCACTTGCTGCGTCATGCGATCGGCCAGCGCTAGGTGCAGGGCCGCTTGATCAGCGGGAGTCTGCACGAACTGCCACGCCGCGATGCGCTCGATGCGGCTCACCGCGAGCCCGCAACGTCGCAAGATATCGGTGGCCTTAGACGACCACGGCGTCTGCATACCGGCGCGTGGCACGACGAAGCGCGCATAAGCCGCCGCACTTGGCTCGTCCGTGTTTGGGCCAAGCAGGCTCGCCAACACGCCATGCGCCGCCGCGTCGAGGTCGTCATTTGCAAAAACTAGATAGACAAAGCGCGAGGTCGCCCCGGCCAGCACGCCGGCGGCTTCGGCGGCCATCGGCACCGGCTCGTTTGTCCACCACATCAAGGGCGCTTTCATGGCATCGCCTTCGCCTGGCGCAGCGCCGCCAAAATACGCGTCCGCGGGTCGGTCAAATCCGGCACGAACTCTCGCCCCGTGACCATTTCGTAGTTGCGTACGTAGCGCAGCGCCGCCTCGACGCGCACCGCATCGGGCAGGCGCGGCGACGGCCCATCGCCGCGATAGCCGAGCTCCTCGGCGAGAAAGCGGCGGACAAATTCCTTATCCAGGCTGCGCGGCTCATCGCCGGCGGCATGTCGCGCCGCAAAATCGTCGGCGAACCAATAGCGCGACGAATCTGGGGTGTGGATTTCATCCATCACCACCACCTCGCCCGCCGCATTAAGGCCAAATTCATACTTGGTGTCGGCGAGAATCAGTCCACGCGTCAGCGCATAGGCCTGCCCGTGCGCAAACAACGTCAGCGCCAGCGCCGCGGCGCGATCGAAGACCTCGGCGGTCACCTCGCCACGCGCGAGCAATTGCGCCCGCGACACGGTCTCGTCGTGATCGCCGTGCGCCGCCTTGGTTGACGGCGTGACAATGGCGTGCGGCAGCTTAGCGTTTTTCACCAACCCATCGGGCAGCGCATGGCCGGCAAATTCGCGGTGGCCTTGTTCATAGGCCCGCCAAATCGAGGTCGAGGTGACGCCGGTGAGATACGCGCGCACCACGAATTCGGCGGCAATCGGCACCAGCTCGCGGCCGATGGTGACTTGCGCGTCGGGCACCGACAGCACGTGATTGGGCACCAGGTGCGACGTCTGCTCAAACCAGAACGCCGCGAGCTGGTTGAGCACTTGGCCCTTGCACGGAATGGTATCAATGACGTGATCAAACGCGCTGAGGCGATCGCTGGCCACCAAGATGCGATGGCCGCGCGCCGCGCTAATATAGCAATCGCGCACCTTGCCCTCATAGAGCCGCAAATCGTCGTAGCCACCCGCCGCCGCGACGTCGGCCGCCGAAATCGGCTCGCCGAGCGCTCGCGAGAGCACCGAAGTTAGGGCCGCGGTAAGCTCGCTATCGTTCATGGGTGCCTACTTGTGGTCGACTGAGCCTGGGGTTAGCTGCAGCGCGCGCGCCAAGATAAATTCGGCGTGGCGGAGATGATGTTGCAAATCAAAACAAGCCTCTAGCGTCGGCGCCGTCAGCAGCTTGGCGATATCGGGGTCCTGCGCCAGCGCGTCGCGGAACGTCGTGGTGCCCGCATGCGCGGCCATCGCGCAGCGTTGCACGTAAACGTAACCTTGTTGCCGCGGGATGCCGGCCCGGACCAGGGCGAGCAGCACGCCTTCGGAGGCCCACATGCCACCAGCGGCGGCCAGGTTTGCCGCCATGCGATCGCTGCGCACCACCAGGCCATCAATGAGCTGCGTCGCGCGCGCGACCATGAAGTCGGCGAGGATCGTCGCATCGGGCAGCACGACGCGCTCGACCGACGAATGCGAAATATCGCGCTCATGCCACAGCGCGACGTTCTCGAGGCCCGCCTGCGCGTAGCTGCGTAGCAGCCGCGCCAGGCCACACAAGTTTTCCGACAAAATCGGGTTCTTCTTGTGCGGCATCGCGCTCGAGCCCTTTTGGCCTTTGCCAAAACCCTCTTCCGCTTCGCCGACCTCGCTGCGCTGCCAATGCCGCACGCCAAGCGCCATCTGTTCGATGGCCGTACCCAGCAGCGCCAGCGCGCCGAGCACCTCGGCATGGCGATCGCGCGCGACGATTTGCGTCGCGACGGTTTCCGGGGCAAGGCCAAGCTCGCCGAGCGCCTCGGCCTCGATGGTCGGTTCGATATTGCCGTAGACGCCCACCGCGCCGGCGATCTTGCCGACCGCGATGCCGCGGCGTGCCGCGACCACGCGCGCCTGCGCCCGCAGCAACTCGGCGCGCCACCTCGCAAACGTAAGCCCTGCCGCGGTTGGCTCGGCGTGCATGCCGTGCGAACGGCCAATCATCGGGGTCCCCGCATGCGCCCTCGCCTTTTCGCCAAGCGAGGCAGCCAGCGCGGTAACACCTACGAGAATCTGATCGAGCGCCTGCACGCATTGTAGCGCGAGCGAGGTGTCGAGCACATCCGAAGACGTCATGCCTAAGTGCAGCCAGCGCGCCGGAGCGCCGGCGAGCTCTTCCACATGAGTGAGAAACGCGATGACATCGTGGCGCGTCGTCGCTTCGATTTCCAAAATGCGCGCGGCGTCTAACTTGCCGCGGCTTGCCGCTTCCACTACCGCCGCGGTGCCAGCCGGCACGGTGCCCGCACGCTCCATGGCGCGACACACCGCCAGCTCAACCGACAACCACGTATCAAACCGCGTCGCATCTGACCAAACGGCCACCAGCGCCGGCCGCGCATACCGCGTAATCACTGGGCCGCTCCTGCCGTCGGCATCTCGCCGGTGGAACCAAAGCCGCCCGCGCCGCGCGTCGTCGCCGGCAGCGCCTCGACAACTTGCAAGCTGGGCGCCGCCACCGCGGCAAACACGATCTGCGCGATGCGATCGCCATGGGCAATGATAACGTCGGCGGTGCCGAGGTTCACCAAAATCACCGCCAGCTCACCGCGATAATCGGCGTCGATGGTGCCCGGGGCGTTTAGCACGGTGACGCCGTGCTTTAGCGCCAACCCCGAGCGCGGCCGGACTTGGCCTTCAAACCCGGCGGGAATCGCCAGCGCCAAGCCGGTTGGAACCAACGCCCGCGCACCAGGGGCGAGGCTCATCGGCACATCGAGCGCCGCGCAGAGGTCAAACCCCGCCGCGCCCGCAGTCATTTGCGCCGGCAGCTGCGCATCTGGCCTGAGCTTGCGGCATAGCACCGTCGGACCGTTCATGGCCGCGACTATACCCCTAAACGCGGGGTGTGTCCCGCGAGCGCTGCCTCGTCGAGGCAGATGATCTACATGATGAAATTGTTGATTTCATCGGGCGCCGGATTGCTCTCCAGCGCCTCTTTGCGCGACAGGCGAATCTTGCCGTCGCGATCGATCTTCATGCACTTGACGACGACCTCGTCGCCTTCCTTGAGCACGTCTTCCACGGCGCGAATGCGCTCTTTGGAGACTTCGCTGACGTGCAGCAGTCCATCGGTGCCCGGCAGGATTTCAACGAAGGCGCCGATTTCGATGATGCGCTTGACCACGCCATTGTAGAACGCGCCGACCTCGGGCTCGACGATGAGGCCCGAGATGAGCTGCTTGGCTTGCTCGATCGCACGCATATCGTTGGAGGCAATCGACACCACGCCGGCGTCGTTGACGTCGATCTTGGCGCCGGTTTGCTCGGCGAGGGCGCGAATGGTCTTGCCCCCTGGTCCGATCACGTCGCGGATGCGGTCGGGTTTGACCTGGATGGTGACGATGCGCGGTGCGTATTGCGAGACTTCGTCGCGCGGCGCGGCGATGCCGTCGGCCATCTTCTCCAAAATGTGCAAGCGGCCGCGGCGAGCCTGCTCGAGCGCTTGCTCGAGAATGTCGCGCGTGAGGCCGTCGACCTTGATGTCCATCTGCAAGGCCGCGATGCCGCGGGCGTTGCCGGTGACCTTAAAGTCCATATCGCCGAGGTGATCTTCGTCGCCCAAGATGTCCGAGAGCACGACGAAATCGTCGCCTTCCTTCATCAGGCCCATCGCGATGCCGGCAACCGGGTCGGTCACGGGCACGCCGGCGTCCATGAGCGCGAGGCT containing:
- the purL gene encoding phosphoribosylformylglycinamidine synthase, whose translation is MKAPLMWWTNEPVPMAAEAAGVLAGATSRFVYLVFANDDLDAAAHGVLASLLGPNTDEPSAAAYARFVVPRAGMQTPWSSKATDILRRCGLAVSRIERIAAWQFVQTPADQAALHLALADRMTQQVVSGEELPTVFLPKPPGALRSVALGGDEAQAGAALREVNTAWGLALSDDEISYLAAQYRELGRDPTDCELMMFAQANSEHCRHKIFNATFEFDGVAADASLFGMIRQTTAAAPGGVLSAYSDNAAVLQGAATAQVMWPDGDGIYRAHAEPSHIVLKVETHNHPTAISPYPGAATGSGGELRDEGATGLGGKPKAGMVGYAVSDLHLPDAAQPWETAPGKPEHIASPLQIMIEAPLGAAAYNNEFGRPALAGFFRTLGLPRDENSTWGFHKPLMIAGGIGSIRQSNVHKRAVEAGDALIVLGGPGMLIGLGGGAASSVGQGQSQAALDFASVQRDNAELQRRCQEVISTCAQQDANPIVSVHDVGAGGLANALPELVHADRLGARIDLDQVPSADPSLSPMELWCNESQERYVIALRPADVAAFAAMCERERCPFAVVGHATGDGQLTVLRHGAPVVDVPLSLILGATPKMLRSPVRPALPLVPLSEFNDLGACLERVLALPSVADKGFLVTIGDRTVGGLTARDQMIGPRQVPVADCAVTAVDFHSYAGEAFAIGERPVVATIDAAASAQLAIGEALTNLAAVDYGARHNIKLSCNWMAAAHVPEQDAALYDAVAAAVALCKAVGVAVPVGKDSLSMASRWRDAAGEHHVVSPVTLVATAASPVADIRKTLTPLLLDAPSALWLFDLAHGAPRLGGSALAQVFGQLGDQTPQVDAAMLAAFLDVISTLSGRGLITAYHDRSDGGAVVTAFEMALTRNVGLTIEASSLCAAQGDVIAALFSEALGAVVQVPLDREAAFLQVVAAAGLAAHCHRFGVPQARQPELVVTFNGAEIMKRDMMLLRSRWSSLTYRMQRLRDNPACADFEHLTRQRGDALVHPKLPEEIEAGRSWRRSASVATTRPRVAVLRDQGINGQTEMAAAFTRAGFDAIDVHVSDLEHARKTLRDVQGLAACGGFSYGDVLGAGQGWAKSMRYVAAVKAELAQWFARQDPYFVLGVCNGCQMLAGLADLIPGAAGWPLFAHNESRRYEARLVTIKIEASPSLLLAGMAGWRLPVVVSHGEGRADYRHLGVDTAGHELVAARYVDAAGDVTMAYPYNPNGSVAGVGAVTNRDGRVTILMPHPERVFRLSQMSWHPPQWRSEAADADDSSPWMRLFDNARAVVS
- a CDS encoding adenylosuccinate lyase gives rise to the protein MITRYARPALVAVWSDATRFDTWLSVELAVCRAMERAGTVPAGTAAVVEAASRGKLDAARILEIEATTRHDVIAFLTHVEELAGAPARWLHLGMTSSDVLDTSLALQCVQALDQILVGVTALAASLGEKARAHAGTPMIGRSHGMHAEPTAAGLTFARWRAELLRAQARVVAARRGIAVGKIAGAVGVYGNIEPTIEAEALGELGLAPETVATQIVARDRHAEVLGALALLGTAIEQMALGVRHWQRSEVGEAEEGFGKGQKGSSAMPHKKNPILSENLCGLARLLRSYAQAGLENVALWHERDISHSSVERVVLPDATILADFMVARATQLIDGLVVRSDRMAANLAAAGGMWASEGVLLALVRAGIPRQQGYVYVQRCAMAAHAGTTTFRDALAQDPDIAKLLTAPTLEACFDLQHHLRHAEFILARALQLTPGSVDHK
- the dut gene encoding dUTP diphosphatase codes for the protein MNGPTVLCRKLRPDAQLPAQMTAGAAGFDLCAALDVPMSLAPGARALVPTGLALAIPAGFEGQVRPRSGLALKHGVTVLNAPGTIDADYRGELAVILVNLGTADVIIAHGDRIAQIVFAAVAAPSLQVVEALPATTRGAGGFGSTGEMPTAGAAQ
- a CDS encoding phosphoribosylaminoimidazolesuccinocarboxamide synthase; the encoded protein is MNDSELTAALTSVLSRALGEPISAADVAAAGGYDDLRLYEGKVRDCYISAARGHRILVASDRLSAFDHVIDTIPCKGQVLNQLAAFWFEQTSHLVPNHVLSVPDAQVTIGRELVPIAAEFVVRAYLTGVTSTSIWRAYEQGHREFAGHALPDGLVKNAKLPHAIVTPSTKAAHGDHDETVSRAQLLARGEVTAEVFDRAAALALTLFAHGQAYALTRGLILADTKYEFGLNAAGEVVVMDEIHTPDSSRYWFADDFAARHAAGDEPRSLDKEFVRRFLAEELGYRGDGPSPRLPDAVRVEAALRYVRNYEMVTGREFVPDLTDPRTRILAALRQAKAMP